A genomic window from Serratia liquefaciens includes:
- a CDS encoding CMD domain-containing protein, with protein sequence MELLRRQHNAQWYHETQSSVRGDQPLEPQAAGIRDRFLLGLGAFADEALNTALTARAGVFNASLASYHVLFPDRVELSRLVTLSPYDRLSTALTVAQVTGVQSLCSHYAARLAPLYSPDASRESNIRLAQITQYARQLASQPTLICSKALQQLSDVGLSPADIVTFSQIIGFVSYQARVVAGVAALAGRPTGVVPGFPNIADAEGIAFTEQELAWQARLPWVELEEAHAEQLDVLDQSHPDARSESYYLLLAHDAPALRERNGVFNSINADGYGLSARLKALATLAVSRINGSRYCAATVAQDIQQEELVGALFNNIEQALEKTTDPVYQAVIRVATDLTRTPEKFTPRSVQPLFNSGLNQAQALDVILTGALYAWENRLRQTLGDTQLLSENLA encoded by the coding sequence ATGGAACTACTACGTCGACAACATAATGCCCAGTGGTATCACGAAACCCAAAGCAGCGTGCGCGGCGATCAGCCGTTGGAGCCGCAGGCGGCCGGCATCCGCGATCGATTTTTGCTGGGGCTGGGCGCTTTTGCCGACGAAGCGCTGAACACCGCGCTGACTGCACGCGCCGGGGTGTTTAACGCCTCCCTGGCCAGCTATCACGTGCTGTTTCCGGATCGGGTCGAACTGTCACGATTAGTGACATTGTCACCTTATGACCGCCTCAGCACTGCGTTAACCGTGGCACAGGTGACCGGTGTTCAGTCGCTTTGTAGCCACTACGCCGCTCGCCTCGCCCCCCTGTACAGCCCCGACGCCTCACGTGAAAGTAATATCCGCCTCGCTCAAATCACCCAGTATGCCCGCCAGCTCGCCAGTCAACCGACGTTGATTTGCAGTAAAGCGTTGCAGCAGCTCAGCGACGTCGGGTTGAGCCCGGCGGATATCGTGACCTTCTCGCAGATTATCGGTTTTGTTAGCTACCAGGCACGCGTGGTCGCCGGTGTGGCGGCCCTGGCCGGGCGGCCAACGGGAGTGGTGCCCGGTTTCCCGAACATAGCCGACGCCGAAGGCATTGCGTTCACCGAGCAGGAACTGGCGTGGCAAGCGCGGCTTCCCTGGGTGGAGCTGGAAGAGGCCCATGCCGAACAGCTCGACGTGCTGGATCAAAGCCATCCCGACGCTCGCAGCGAATCCTATTATCTGTTGCTGGCCCACGATGCACCGGCGCTGCGTGAACGCAACGGCGTGTTCAACAGCATCAACGCCGATGGTTATGGCCTGTCGGCGCGGCTGAAAGCGCTGGCGACGCTGGCAGTTTCCCGCATTAACGGCAGCCGCTACTGCGCCGCGACCGTCGCACAGGATATTCAACAGGAAGAACTGGTCGGCGCCCTGTTCAATAACATTGAACAGGCGCTGGAGAAGACCACTGATCCGGTTTACCAGGCTGTGATCCGCGTAGCAACCGACCTGACCCGCACGCCTGAAAAGTTCACGCCGCGTAGCGTGCAGCCGCTGTTTAACAGTGGGTTGAATCAGGCGCAGGCGCTGGATGTGATCCTTACCGGCGCGCTGTATGCCTGGGAGAACCGCCTGCGTCAAACGCTCGGCGACACGCAACTTCTCAGTGAAAACCTGGCGTAA
- a CDS encoding LysR family transcriptional regulator, whose translation MDIKQLIYLCNLERERHFGRAAEASFVSQPTLSMRLKNLEKELGVSLINRGNNFEGFTAEGERVLSWAREIVSVYQGLKLEVESLKHGLNGTLRIGAVPQCSISLAQMLKDVSERYPQLDYRVAVLSADQLLEALTAHTVDIGIGFFELSTLQELHFQSQPLADAGVELVFHPKHFPELVGDTPLTLEDVAALPLCLAEPTRYFRRYLDQNFREAGLALHVRMETTSIFQLLQGIFVGLGCGLFPHGNLLPAMMPELQHRPIAIAAMSRHAAVVVAEPGRASPLAQHFFDAARGWLLR comes from the coding sequence ATGGATATTAAGCAACTGATCTACCTGTGTAATCTCGAGCGCGAGCGCCACTTCGGCCGTGCGGCAGAGGCCAGCTTTGTCAGTCAGCCAACATTGTCTATGCGGCTGAAAAATTTGGAAAAAGAGCTGGGCGTTTCCTTAATCAACCGCGGCAACAACTTCGAAGGTTTTACTGCCGAAGGTGAGCGGGTGCTGTCGTGGGCGCGTGAGATCGTGTCGGTTTATCAGGGGCTGAAGCTGGAGGTCGAGTCGCTTAAACACGGGCTTAACGGCACGTTACGCATCGGCGCGGTACCGCAATGCAGCATTTCGCTGGCGCAAATGCTAAAGGACGTCAGTGAACGTTACCCGCAGTTGGATTACCGGGTGGCGGTACTGAGCGCCGATCAGTTGCTGGAGGCGTTGACGGCACATACCGTAGATATCGGCATCGGCTTCTTTGAGCTTTCCACGCTGCAAGAGCTGCATTTTCAGTCTCAGCCCTTGGCGGACGCCGGAGTCGAGCTAGTTTTCCACCCGAAGCATTTTCCTGAGTTGGTGGGAGATACCCCTCTGACGCTGGAGGATGTGGCCGCGCTGCCGTTGTGCCTGGCTGAGCCGACGCGTTACTTCCGCCGCTATCTCGATCAAAACTTCCGTGAAGCCGGACTGGCGCTGCACGTTCGAATGGAAACCACCTCAATATTCCAACTGTTGCAGGGCATTTTCGTCGGCCTGGGCTGTGGGCTTTTCCCGCATGGCAACCTGTTACCGGCAATGATGCCGGAGCTGCAACACCGACCGATAGCGATAGCGGCGATGTCACGTCATGCTGCGGTCGTGGTCGCCGAGCCGGGACGCGCATCGCCGTTGGCGCAGCATTTCTTTGATGCCGCGCGAGGTTGGTTGCTGCGCTAG
- the dacD gene encoding serine-type D-Ala-D-Ala carboxypeptidase DacD, whose protein sequence is MVAGMLVPLAVQAADVPFSIPQNTPPAIDAASYVLMDYTTGQVLAQENADQRRNPASLTKLMTGLVIDHALDQHKIGLDDVVTVGKDAWAQGNPVFKGSSLMFLKPGDRVTVRDLSRGIIIDSGNDACVAMADYMAGSQAAFVKLMNEKSAQLGLQNTHFETVHGLDAPGQFTTAGDLAVISRAIIMSEPAEYHMYSEKSLTWNGITQQNRNGLLWDKNLHVDGLKTGHTASAGFNIIASATEGDRRLIAVVMGGKSSKGREEQARKLLTWGLRDFATVHLFSAGQNLGQEKVWYGDRHEVAVGSAKEEYLSLPKSEADKLKAQYVVSASRLDAPLTQGQTIGEIRISDNGKLLKTLPLVALQPVQQGGVFSRLMDFIKLKI, encoded by the coding sequence ATGGTCGCCGGCATGTTAGTGCCGCTGGCAGTACAGGCAGCAGATGTCCCGTTCAGTATTCCGCAAAATACACCGCCGGCGATAGACGCCGCCTCTTACGTATTGATGGATTACACCACCGGTCAGGTGCTGGCACAGGAGAACGCAGATCAGCGACGCAATCCGGCCAGCCTGACCAAACTGATGACCGGATTGGTGATTGATCACGCGCTCGATCAACACAAGATTGGCCTGGATGACGTAGTGACAGTCGGCAAGGACGCCTGGGCGCAGGGCAACCCGGTGTTTAAGGGATCATCATTGATGTTCTTGAAACCAGGTGACAGGGTCACTGTTCGCGATCTCAGCCGCGGTATCATCATTGATTCCGGCAACGATGCCTGTGTGGCAATGGCGGACTACATGGCGGGCAGCCAGGCTGCATTCGTCAAACTGATGAATGAAAAGAGCGCCCAGCTTGGCCTGCAGAATACCCATTTTGAAACCGTGCATGGGTTGGATGCGCCGGGGCAATTCACTACGGCAGGCGATTTGGCGGTGATTTCACGCGCTATCATCATGAGCGAACCGGCGGAGTATCACATGTACAGCGAAAAATCGCTGACCTGGAACGGTATCACCCAGCAAAACCGCAATGGGTTGCTGTGGGATAAGAACCTGCACGTCGACGGGTTGAAAACCGGCCATACCGCCTCGGCCGGTTTTAACATTATTGCTTCTGCCACCGAAGGGGACCGACGGCTGATTGCGGTGGTGATGGGCGGTAAAAGTTCGAAAGGGCGTGAAGAGCAGGCGCGCAAATTGCTGACCTGGGGTCTGCGTGATTTCGCTACCGTCCATCTGTTCAGCGCCGGGCAAAATCTGGGGCAGGAAAAAGTGTGGTATGGCGACCGTCATGAGGTCGCGGTGGGCAGTGCAAAAGAGGAATATCTCAGCCTGCCGAAAAGCGAAGCCGACAAACTGAAGGCGCAATATGTGGTCAGCGCTTCGCGCCTTGACGCCCCGTTGACCCAAGGGCAGACGATTGGCGAAATCCGTATCAGCGATAACGGCAAGCTGCTCAAAACCTTGCCGCTGGTGGCATTGCAACCGGTTCAGCAAGGTGGCGTGTTTTCGCGGTTAATGGACTTTATAAAACTGAAGATTTGA
- a CDS encoding FdhF/YdeP family oxidoreductase gives MKFKPSIKPYTGAAGGWGSLEATTRYVLDSKQTLKNLRNLMRVNKARGFDCPGCAWGDDNHSTFSFCENGAKAVSWEATRNAVEPEFFAAHSVSTLLQQSDYFLEYQGRLTHPMRYNAETDHYQPISWPDALALIAQHVNQMDNPNQIELYTSGRASNEASYLYQLFGRMLGTSNFPDCSNMCHEASGVGLKQSIGVGKGTIRMDDFEKADAIFVFGQNPGTNHPRMLHSLKNAASRGARIVSFNTLRERGLERFADPQSPIQMLTPKSSPISSSYYQPNLGGDMAAVRGMVKALLESHRERLAAGESGLFDQAFISQHSVGVEAYLAQVDATTWQQITQQSGLSEEQLRQAAAIYQGAERVICTWAMGVTQHKHSVPTVREITNLQLLFGQLGKSGAGLCPVRGHSNVQGNRTMGIDEKSPKALLDSLEQHFNFSPRREPGHNTVEAIEAMLRGEVKVLLALGGNLAAAAPDTERTARALRCCDLTVHISTKLNRSHLVTGKDALILPTLGRTEQDMQASGPQYITVEDSFSMVHASEGVGKPLAETQRSETAIVCGIADAVLGNQQLDWLELADDYSLIRDHIAATIPGFEDFNRRCDQPGGFYLGNAAAELRFATPSGKAEFSAAPLPTSLFPQLDGRQAPFTLQTLRSHDQYNTTIYGLDDRYRGVYGQREVLFIHPEDLAALGMQDGELVEIETLWNDGITRKVSGFKLVSYDIPRGNLAAYYPETNPLVPLASFGDGTGTPTSKSIPVEIRRCVTQPTLRIA, from the coding sequence ATGAAATTTAAACCGTCAATAAAGCCGTATACCGGCGCGGCGGGCGGCTGGGGCTCACTCGAAGCCACCACTCGCTATGTGCTCGACAGCAAACAAACGCTGAAAAACCTGCGTAACCTGATGCGCGTGAACAAAGCTCGCGGCTTTGACTGCCCAGGTTGTGCCTGGGGTGACGACAACCACAGCACCTTCAGTTTCTGCGAAAACGGCGCCAAGGCGGTCAGTTGGGAAGCCACGCGCAATGCGGTTGAGCCGGAGTTTTTCGCGGCTCACAGCGTGAGCACCCTGCTGCAGCAAAGTGATTATTTCCTGGAATACCAGGGCCGCCTCACCCACCCCATGCGCTATAACGCCGAAACCGACCACTACCAGCCGATCAGTTGGCCGGACGCGCTGGCGTTAATCGCCCAGCACGTTAACCAGATGGATAACCCGAACCAGATCGAGTTGTATACTTCGGGCCGCGCCAGCAATGAAGCTTCTTATCTGTATCAATTGTTTGGTCGTATGCTCGGCACCAGCAATTTCCCTGACTGCTCCAACATGTGCCACGAAGCCAGCGGCGTGGGCCTGAAACAAAGTATCGGCGTAGGTAAAGGCACCATTCGCATGGACGACTTTGAAAAAGCCGACGCCATCTTCGTTTTTGGCCAGAATCCCGGCACCAACCACCCGCGCATGCTGCATAGCCTGAAAAACGCCGCTAGCCGCGGTGCACGCATCGTCAGTTTTAACACCCTGCGCGAACGTGGCCTGGAGCGTTTTGCCGATCCACAAAGCCCGATTCAAATGCTGACGCCCAAGTCGTCGCCGATCAGTTCATCCTATTACCAGCCCAACCTCGGCGGGGATATGGCGGCAGTGCGCGGCATGGTGAAAGCCCTGCTGGAAAGTCATCGTGAGCGCCTGGCGGCCGGTGAATCCGGCCTGTTCGATCAGGCATTCATCAGTCAGCACAGCGTCGGCGTCGAGGCTTATCTGGCGCAGGTCGATGCTACGACCTGGCAACAAATCACCCAGCAGTCCGGCCTCAGCGAGGAACAATTGCGTCAGGCGGCGGCTATTTATCAGGGTGCCGAACGCGTGATCTGCACCTGGGCGATGGGCGTTACTCAGCATAAGCATTCGGTGCCAACGGTACGTGAGATCACCAACCTGCAGCTGCTGTTCGGTCAGTTGGGTAAATCGGGTGCCGGCCTGTGTCCGGTACGCGGCCACAGTAACGTGCAAGGCAACCGCACTATGGGCATTGACGAGAAGTCCCCCAAGGCACTGCTCGACAGCCTGGAGCAGCACTTTAACTTCTCGCCGCGACGCGAGCCGGGCCATAACACCGTAGAGGCCATTGAAGCGATGCTGCGCGGTGAGGTTAAGGTCTTGCTGGCTTTGGGCGGCAATCTGGCCGCGGCGGCGCCGGACACCGAACGCACTGCCCGCGCCTTGCGCTGTTGCGATCTGACGGTGCATATCAGCACCAAGCTCAACCGCAGTCATCTGGTCACCGGCAAAGACGCGCTGATCCTGCCGACCCTGGGCCGTACCGAACAGGATATGCAGGCCAGCGGGCCACAGTACATTACGGTGGAAGACTCTTTCAGCATGGTGCATGCGTCGGAAGGCGTCGGTAAACCACTGGCGGAGACCCAGCGTTCTGAAACCGCCATCGTATGTGGCATCGCCGATGCGGTGTTGGGCAACCAGCAGCTCGACTGGCTGGAGCTGGCAGACGATTATTCGTTGATCCGCGACCACATCGCCGCCACCATTCCCGGTTTCGAGGATTTCAACCGGCGCTGCGACCAGCCCGGTGGTTTCTACCTGGGTAACGCCGCCGCAGAACTGCGTTTTGCCACCCCAAGCGGCAAGGCCGAGTTTAGCGCAGCGCCTCTGCCAACCAGCCTGTTCCCGCAGTTAGATGGCCGACAAGCGCCCTTCACGCTGCAGACCCTGCGTTCTCACGATCAGTACAACACCACTATCTACGGACTGGATGATCGTTATCGCGGCGTCTACGGCCAACGTGAAGTGCTGTTTATACACCCTGAGGATCTGGCGGCGCTGGGCATGCAAGACGGTGAGCTGGTAGAGATCGAAACGCTGTGGAATGACGGCATTACACGCAAGGTCAGTGGCTTCAAACTGGTGAGCTACGATATTCCACGCGGAAATCTGGCGGCTTACTACCCAGAGACTAACCCGTTGGTGCCGCTGGCCAGCTTTGGTGACGGCACCGGCACGCCAACGTCGAAGTCGATACCGGTGGAGATCCGCCGTTGCGTCACGCAACCGACGCTGCGTATTGCCTGA
- a CDS encoding LysR family transcriptional regulator, translating into MKLGQLRFFCAVVEYKTIAAAARELHCVPSNVTLRIKELEDSLGGELFFRDKNRLYVTPKGRLFYRQAVDILALADRSQQLFADRQPQGLLNLGALDFSLISHLPSRIAHLRRSQPQMQVNVLSRDSLVLERMLIDSELDLALTDGPIEHPLLASCAAFDERLVLLMPASVPQLDAATLAQLEFYTFSRECSFRLKIDRWLASRQLKPRMTLEMESYTAMAACVKAGCGVACVPGSLLPMILPEQALKVVEMGAEGVSNLYFVWRRHQLSDELQTALDLLMHPA; encoded by the coding sequence ATGAAGCTGGGTCAGCTTAGATTTTTCTGCGCCGTGGTGGAGTATAAAACCATTGCCGCCGCCGCGCGGGAGTTGCACTGCGTCCCCTCCAACGTCACCTTGCGCATCAAAGAGTTGGAAGACTCTCTCGGCGGCGAGTTATTTTTTCGCGATAAAAACCGGTTGTACGTTACGCCGAAAGGTCGACTGTTTTATCGACAGGCCGTCGACATCCTGGCGCTGGCAGACCGCAGCCAACAACTGTTCGCCGATCGGCAACCACAAGGCCTGCTGAATCTGGGGGCGCTGGATTTTTCTCTGATCAGTCACCTGCCGTCACGCATCGCTCACTTGCGCCGCAGCCAGCCCCAGATGCAGGTCAACGTGCTGAGCCGAGACTCGCTGGTGCTGGAACGGATGCTGATTGACAGCGAGCTCGATCTGGCGTTGACCGACGGGCCGATAGAGCACCCGCTGCTGGCGAGCTGCGCGGCGTTTGATGAGCGCCTGGTGCTGCTGATGCCGGCCTCGGTGCCGCAGTTGGACGCCGCAACCCTGGCACAGTTGGAGTTTTATACTTTCAGTCGCGAGTGCTCTTTCCGCCTGAAAATCGATCGCTGGTTAGCCTCACGGCAGTTGAAGCCGCGGATGACGCTGGAGATGGAGTCGTACACGGCGATGGCAGCCTGCGTAAAAGCGGGCTGTGGCGTTGCCTGTGTTCCGGGGTCTTTGCTGCCGATGATCCTGCCCGAGCAGGCGTTAAAAGTGGTGGAAATGGGGGCGGAAGGGGTAAGCAACCTGTACTTCGTGTGGCGCCGCCATCAGCTCTCTGACGAGTTGCAGACGGCGCTCGATCTGTTAATGCACCCGGCGTGA
- the gloA gene encoding lactoylglutathione lyase → MPLNDLLTLPGVTAQPETVTDGYVFNHTMIRVKDLTQALDFYTRVLGFTPVYLETFNEAAFTICYLTRSPRDQIPQDDEARKRWVLSQPGILELTHNHGSEQQADFHYHNGNSEPRGFGHLCVTVPDVHAACERFERLGVNFQKRLHEGRMNYVAFIKDPDDYWIEILQPTPLRD, encoded by the coding sequence ATGCCACTGAATGATTTACTGACCCTGCCGGGCGTGACCGCGCAGCCGGAAACCGTCACCGACGGCTATGTGTTCAACCACACCATGATCCGCGTGAAGGACTTAACCCAAGCGCTGGACTTTTATACCCGCGTGCTGGGCTTCACCCCGGTGTATCTGGAAACCTTCAATGAAGCCGCATTTACCATTTGCTACCTGACCCGCAGCCCGCGCGACCAGATCCCACAGGATGACGAGGCCCGTAAACGCTGGGTACTCAGCCAGCCTGGGATCCTGGAGCTGACGCATAACCACGGTAGCGAACAGCAGGCCGATTTCCATTACCACAACGGCAACAGCGAGCCGCGTGGCTTTGGACACCTCTGTGTGACAGTGCCTGACGTACACGCGGCCTGTGAGCGTTTTGAGCGCCTTGGCGTTAACTTCCAGAAACGTTTGCATGAAGGTCGTATGAATTACGTGGCCTTTATCAAAGATCCCGACGACTACTGGATTGAAATTCTGCAGCCCACGCCGCTGCGGGACTGA